One genomic region from Halobacteriovorax sp. HLS encodes:
- a CDS encoding type IV secretory system conjugative DNA transfer family protein has protein sequence MGKEKKQQDLGLGDFMVPLVDLLTIIITKGIEGFGKIIGLGIEKLINGNSNGEIVKIERDDLNKSKGTTDFDSIGYSVLKKRKIKGDDINKTKHSVIVGASGSGKSVLLDSLMFDDMRSGKPVVYIDPKADNESLERFIDLCRLNNREYLVFSEHYQKDGKISLNPVLEGSANHIADRIFKSFTWSEEFYANKCQQALKKSIKSLKSKNSTISLQSIYDEIILLSGSKDKSLKITRSEIEGLLTKIDNIVDSDFGDSLIGADAYSFTRLREEGKCVYIGLSVLGYAETARAIGKLFLGDINYSVYNTYRNITPRNKTNLKPLGLYIDELSAIITDEFIEILNKCRGAKVEITSAFQTSSDINKISPDLCQQVFENSLNWYVMKQRMDESASLLSYAIGTNESVKKTVRIEDDQEQDTGSQRAVEELLVHPNVIKNLGVGQCVLFRQQPTRIDLMNVKYIDQETIDRNLLFFENNHLIHKRKLDATLDVGSKMDSRGALHD, from the coding sequence AGATCATAGGTCTAGGAATTGAAAAGTTAATTAATGGTAATTCAAATGGAGAAATTGTGAAAATAGAAAGAGATGACTTAAATAAGAGTAAAGGAACAACTGACTTTGATTCTATTGGTTATTCAGTCCTTAAGAAGAGGAAGATTAAAGGAGATGATATCAATAAGACGAAGCACTCAGTTATCGTTGGAGCAAGTGGCTCCGGTAAATCAGTCTTATTAGACTCTTTGATGTTTGATGACATGAGATCTGGTAAACCTGTGGTCTATATTGATCCTAAGGCCGATAACGAATCATTAGAACGTTTCATTGATCTTTGTAGGCTTAATAATAGGGAATATCTAGTTTTCTCCGAACACTATCAAAAAGATGGCAAGATAAGTTTAAATCCAGTACTTGAAGGTAGTGCTAACCATATAGCAGATAGAATTTTTAAAAGCTTCACATGGAGCGAAGAGTTTTACGCAAATAAATGTCAGCAAGCTTTGAAGAAATCAATAAAGTCTTTAAAAAGTAAAAACTCTACAATAAGTCTTCAGTCCATATACGATGAAATTATTTTATTATCTGGGTCAAAGGATAAATCCTTAAAGATTACTAGGTCTGAAATTGAGGGTCTTCTCACAAAAATTGATAATATTGTTGATTCTGACTTTGGAGACTCATTAATAGGAGCGGATGCCTACAGCTTTACGAGATTGCGAGAAGAGGGAAAATGTGTGTACATTGGTTTATCTGTTTTAGGATATGCGGAGACTGCACGGGCGATAGGTAAGCTATTCTTGGGTGATATAAATTACTCCGTTTATAATACTTATAGAAATATTACTCCTAGAAATAAAACTAACTTAAAACCCCTTGGTCTATATATTGATGAGTTATCTGCAATTATAACTGATGAGTTTATTGAGATTCTTAATAAGTGTAGGGGAGCAAAAGTTGAGATAACTTCAGCGTTCCAAACATCAAGTGACATCAATAAGATCAGTCCTGACCTATGCCAACAGGTCTTTGAGAACTCTTTAAATTGGTATGTGATGAAACAAAGAATGGATGAAAGTGCTAGTTTGTTATCATATGCAATTGGAACAAATGAATCGGTAAAGAAAACGGTTCGTATTGAAGATGACCAAGAACAAGACACTGGATCTCAAAGAGCAGTTGAAGAACTTTTAGTTCATCCGAATGTAATTAAAAATCTCGGTGTGGGCCAATGTGTTTTGTTTAGGCAGCAACCAACACGAATTGACCTGATGAATGTCAAATACATAGATCAGGAAACAATTGATAGAAACCTTCTCTTTTTTGAGAACAATCACCTAATTCATAAAAGAAAACTGGACGCAACTTTGGACGTGGGTTCTAAGATGGATTCGAGAGGGGCCTTGCATGACTAA